One genomic region from Salinicola endophyticus encodes:
- a CDS encoding AmpG family muropeptide MFS transporter produces MQREPRDWLTSCRVYLRAPVITLLFLGFSAGLPYLLVFSTLTAWLEDSGVDVAAIGFFSWIGMLYSIKLFWAPIVDRVRLPLLGRALGQRRSWMLLGQALIAAGLFGLSGVDPLGHLPLVAAFALLTAFGAATQDIVIDAYRIESGEAEIQAAMASTYIIGYRIGIIVAGAGALYIADAASWSVAYLSMAALVGIGMLTVLLRPEPPRQQGLGRVLFHPRVRRFLRAGASRPEWQRRAGVWLIAAVVCPVADFFQRYARLAFALLLFVAIYRIGDIVMAAMANPLYLSLGFSKSEIASVTKVFGVAMTIGGGVLGGLLVVRYGLARMLVVGGIAVALTNMAFAVLALGGQSLPLLVLTITGDNLANGLASTVFIAFLSSLTSRAYTATQYALFSSLMTLPGKFIGGFSGVAVANLGFAPFFVLSGLLGVPAIALAWWLGRRLPALGGARDTPAR; encoded by the coding sequence ATGCAACGCGAGCCACGCGACTGGCTGACATCGTGCCGGGTCTATCTGCGCGCCCCGGTCATCACCCTGCTGTTTCTGGGGTTTTCCGCGGGCCTGCCCTATCTCCTGGTGTTCTCCACCCTGACTGCCTGGCTCGAGGACAGCGGCGTCGACGTCGCCGCCATCGGCTTCTTCAGCTGGATCGGCATGCTCTACTCGATCAAGCTGTTCTGGGCGCCGATCGTCGACCGCGTGCGCCTGCCGCTGCTGGGGCGTGCACTCGGCCAGCGGCGCAGCTGGATGCTGCTGGGGCAGGCGCTGATCGCCGCCGGGTTGTTCGGTCTTTCCGGGGTCGATCCGCTGGGGCATCTGCCGCTGGTCGCCGCCTTCGCCCTGCTCACCGCCTTCGGCGCAGCGACCCAGGATATCGTCATCGACGCCTACCGTATCGAATCAGGGGAGGCCGAGATCCAGGCGGCGATGGCATCGACCTACATCATCGGCTATCGCATCGGCATCATCGTCGCTGGCGCCGGGGCGCTGTATATCGCCGACGCCGCTTCCTGGTCGGTGGCCTATCTGAGCATGGCGGCACTGGTCGGCATCGGCATGCTCACGGTGCTGCTGCGCCCCGAGCCGCCGCGCCAGCAGGGGCTGGGCCGGGTGCTGTTCCATCCGCGGGTCAGGCGCTTCCTGCGCGCCGGCGCCTCGCGCCCCGAGTGGCAGCGCCGCGCTGGAGTATGGCTGATCGCCGCGGTGGTCTGTCCGGTGGCGGACTTCTTCCAGCGCTACGCACGCCTGGCCTTCGCCCTGCTGCTGTTCGTGGCGATCTACCGTATCGGCGACATCGTGATGGCAGCGATGGCCAATCCGCTCTATCTCAGCCTGGGCTTCAGCAAGAGCGAGATCGCCAGTGTGACCAAGGTCTTCGGCGTCGCCATGACTATCGGTGGCGGCGTGCTCGGCGGGCTACTGGTGGTGCGCTACGGCCTGGCGCGTATGCTGGTGGTCGGCGGTATCGCGGTGGCGCTGACCAACATGGCGTTCGCGGTGCTGGCCCTCGGCGGGCAGAGCCTGCCACTGCTGGTGCTCACCATCACCGGTGACAATCTTGCCAACGGTCTCGCCAGCACGGTGTTCATCGCCTTCCTGTCGAGCCTTACTTCACGCGCCTACACCGCGACCCAATATGCGCTGTTCTCGTCGCTGATGACACTGCCGGGCAAATTCATCGGCGGCTTTTCGGGGGTCGCCGTGGCCAATCTGGGCTTCGCGCCCTTCTTCGTGCTGAGCGGACTGCTCGGGGTGCCGGCGATCGCCCTGGCGTGGTGGCTGGGACGACGCCTGCCGGCACTCGGTGGCGCACGCGACACGCCGGCGCGCTGA
- a CDS encoding proline--tRNA ligase, whose product MRASQLQISTLKETPADAEIISHQLMLRAGMIRRLTSGLYTWLPVGLRTLRKVERIVREEMDRAGAQEVLMPAVQPAELWQESGRWEEYGPELLRLKDRHQRDYCVGPTHEEVITDLVRRELSSYKQLPTNFYQIQTKFRDEIRPRFGVMRSREFIMKDAYSFDVDEAGLARSYQKMYDAYVRIFTRLGLDFRAVLADNGSIGGTGSHEFHVLADSGEDAVIFSTGSDYAANIEKAEALPPVGAERAAPQESLRQVPTPGVRTIAALVEGFDLPIEKTVKTLIVHGAEGGLVALMVRGDHQLNEIKAEHLPQVKAPLTMAEESEIRAAVGAGPGSLGPVGLPMPLIVDRSVALMSDFGAGANIDDQHLFGINWERDLPLPEVADLRNVVEGDPSPDGQGTLAITRGIEVGHVFQLGQKYSQAMNATVLGDNGQPATLHMGCYGIGITRVVAAAIEQNHDAGGIIWPDAIAPFQLAIVPMNAHKSERVRDTAEALYTRLTAAGIDVLLDDRDLRPGVKFADQELMGIPHRLVIGDRGLDNGELEYKGRRDSEVTMVAVENLDAFLAERLG is encoded by the coding sequence ATGCGCGCCAGCCAACTACAGATCTCGACCCTCAAGGAAACGCCGGCGGATGCGGAAATCATCAGCCATCAGCTGATGCTGCGGGCCGGCATGATCCGCCGTCTGACCTCGGGGCTCTATACCTGGCTGCCAGTGGGTCTGCGCACCCTGCGCAAGGTCGAGCGCATCGTGCGCGAGGAGATGGACCGGGCCGGTGCCCAGGAAGTGCTGATGCCGGCGGTGCAGCCGGCCGAACTGTGGCAGGAGTCGGGGCGCTGGGAGGAGTACGGTCCGGAGCTTTTGCGTCTCAAGGATCGTCATCAGCGCGACTACTGCGTCGGCCCGACGCATGAAGAGGTGATCACCGATCTGGTGCGGCGCGAGCTGTCGAGCTACAAGCAGCTGCCGACCAACTTCTATCAGATCCAGACCAAGTTCCGCGACGAGATCCGTCCGCGCTTCGGCGTCATGCGCTCGCGCGAGTTCATCATGAAGGACGCCTACTCCTTCGACGTCGACGAGGCCGGGCTGGCGCGCTCCTATCAGAAGATGTACGACGCCTACGTGCGTATCTTCACCCGTCTGGGGCTCGACTTCCGCGCCGTGCTCGCCGATAACGGCTCGATCGGCGGCACCGGCTCCCACGAGTTCCACGTTCTCGCCGACTCCGGCGAAGACGCCGTGATCTTCTCTACCGGCTCGGACTACGCCGCCAATATCGAGAAGGCCGAAGCGCTGCCCCCGGTGGGGGCCGAGCGCGCAGCGCCGCAGGAGAGCCTGCGCCAGGTGCCCACCCCCGGCGTGCGCACCATTGCAGCGCTGGTCGAAGGGTTCGACCTGCCGATCGAGAAGACGGTCAAGACGCTGATCGTGCACGGCGCCGAGGGCGGACTGGTGGCCCTGATGGTGCGCGGCGACCATCAGCTCAACGAGATCAAGGCAGAGCACCTGCCCCAGGTCAAGGCGCCGCTGACCATGGCCGAAGAGAGCGAGATTCGCGCCGCGGTGGGCGCCGGCCCCGGCTCGCTGGGTCCGGTGGGGCTGCCGATGCCGCTGATCGTCGACCGCAGCGTGGCACTGATGAGCGATTTCGGCGCCGGCGCCAACATCGATGACCAGCACCTGTTCGGGATCAACTGGGAGCGCGATCTACCGCTGCCCGAGGTCGCCGACCTGCGCAACGTGGTCGAGGGCGACCCCTCGCCGGACGGCCAGGGTACCCTTGCCATCACCCGCGGCATCGAGGTCGGCCACGTGTTCCAGCTGGGTCAGAAGTACTCGCAGGCGATGAACGCCACCGTGCTGGGTGACAACGGTCAGCCCGCCACGCTGCACATGGGCTGCTATGGCATCGGCATCACCCGCGTGGTCGCCGCCGCCATCGAGCAGAACCACGACGCCGGCGGCATCATCTGGCCCGACGCCATCGCCCCGTTCCAGCTGGCGATCGTGCCGATGAACGCACACAAGTCAGAGCGTGTACGCGATACCGCCGAGGCGCTCTACACCCGCCTCACCGCCGCCGGTATCGATGTGCTGCTCGACGACCGCGATCTGCGCCCCGGGGTCAAGTTCGCCGATCAAGAGCTGATGGGCATCCCCCACCGCCTGGTGATCGGCGACCGCGGCCTGGACAACGGCGAACTGGAGTACAAGGGGCGCCGCGACAGCGAAGTCACCATGGTCGCCGTCGAGAACCTCGATGCGTTCCTCGCCGAGCGCCTGGGCTGA
- a CDS encoding SEC-C metal-binding domain-containing protein translates to MLTAWVEQLLGYASGALEAIRDNEHYPALMAWARTQGAEQCGGSLDMAQALAPIIWNQTPLVRRQFDCEPLAEPRPDEPCWCDSGRAYRDCCLRVELPSVVPTHLMWMLSLREWRGETLKAALESRKAPAQALLEAGIVSAESGNNGRAQQILESLFAGERDWQALAEQIEPAFEILIDLYQERGFLRKRAALIERVIASGPDFLSGAAYERLCLMHLDSGDLASAREAFQNAQRTLPDSPSLAYIEAMVLLHEGNVGKARQRAAFWWRRLARQHQADPDQLDFIAELADDPESTLAEQVINSEEALAGPLTALQALLHTQQRPPRLVLSRSPEGALLYEPSRREASLYAGWIEACEVEIDEDAALGFLGDPWVTAPQWLQGLCANPEWLDAPKVMQALTLALASRFGSLPWMVDTFFTPLAERYAAWLTQLEDAGGTFSWHDADNATLLRTGLALVIGMERGAGPQARALAQRLLALDAEDSLGLRELVIDQLLREGNDDQALAVSEAGPEGADMLGVQMGRVLALYRLARHDDARAVLGEVCAANPYIVRVLCEERPRPARLSVDMPEPGTRAEAWQYRQLMRDQWAASDGALEWLSRQSCARAGESRRSR, encoded by the coding sequence ATGCTGACTGCTTGGGTCGAACAGCTGCTGGGGTATGCCAGCGGCGCCCTCGAGGCAATTCGCGACAACGAACACTACCCGGCACTGATGGCATGGGCACGCACGCAAGGGGCCGAGCAGTGCGGTGGCAGTCTGGACATGGCTCAGGCGCTGGCGCCGATCATCTGGAACCAGACGCCGCTGGTGCGGCGCCAGTTCGACTGCGAGCCGCTGGCCGAACCGCGGCCCGACGAACCCTGCTGGTGCGATTCGGGCCGCGCCTACCGCGACTGCTGCCTGCGGGTGGAGCTGCCCAGTGTGGTGCCCACGCATCTGATGTGGATGCTGTCGCTGCGCGAATGGCGCGGCGAGACGCTGAAAGCCGCGCTGGAAAGCCGCAAGGCACCGGCGCAGGCGCTGCTCGAGGCGGGTATCGTCTCCGCCGAGAGCGGCAACAATGGCCGCGCCCAGCAGATTCTCGAGTCGCTGTTTGCTGGCGAGCGCGACTGGCAGGCGCTGGCCGAGCAGATCGAGCCGGCCTTCGAGATCCTGATCGATCTCTACCAGGAGCGCGGATTCCTGCGCAAGCGTGCAGCGCTGATCGAGCGGGTCATCGCCAGTGGCCCTGACTTTCTCAGCGGGGCGGCCTACGAGCGGCTGTGTCTGATGCATCTCGACAGCGGTGACCTGGCCAGTGCCCGCGAGGCCTTTCAGAACGCCCAGCGTACCCTGCCGGACTCCCCCTCGCTGGCCTATATCGAAGCCATGGTGCTGCTGCACGAGGGCAACGTGGGCAAGGCGCGTCAGCGCGCGGCCTTCTGGTGGCGGCGGTTGGCGCGCCAGCACCAGGCCGATCCCGATCAGCTCGACTTCATCGCCGAGCTGGCCGACGACCCCGAGTCGACCCTGGCCGAACAGGTGATCAACTCCGAAGAGGCGCTGGCCGGTCCGCTGACCGCGCTGCAGGCGCTGCTCCACACCCAGCAGCGTCCGCCGCGGCTGGTGTTGTCGCGCTCGCCGGAGGGCGCGCTGCTCTATGAGCCCAGCCGGCGCGAAGCGTCACTCTACGCCGGCTGGATCGAGGCCTGCGAGGTCGAGATCGACGAGGACGCCGCACTCGGCTTTCTCGGCGACCCCTGGGTCACTGCGCCGCAGTGGCTGCAGGGGTTATGCGCCAACCCGGAATGGCTCGATGCGCCCAAGGTGATGCAGGCACTGACCCTCGCGCTGGCGAGCCGCTTCGGCAGCCTGCCGTGGATGGTCGACACCTTCTTCACGCCGCTGGCCGAGCGCTACGCTGCCTGGTTGACTCAGCTCGAGGATGCCGGCGGTACCTTCTCCTGGCACGACGCTGACAATGCCACGCTGCTGCGCACCGGCCTGGCGCTGGTGATCGGGATGGAGCGCGGTGCCGGTCCCCAGGCGCGAGCGCTGGCGCAGCGGCTGCTGGCGCTGGATGCCGAGGATAGCCTGGGCCTGCGCGAGCTGGTGATCGATCAGCTGCTGCGCGAGGGCAACGACGACCAGGCGCTGGCGGTGAGCGAGGCCGGGCCGGAGGGGGCCGACATGCTCGGGGTACAGATGGGGCGGGTGCTGGCGCTCTATCGTCTGGCCCGCCACGACGACGCGCGCGCGGTGCTTGGTGAGGTGTGTGCGGCCAACCCCTATATCGTGCGCGTACTGTGCGAGGAGCGCCCACGTCCGGCGCGCCTGAGCGTCGATATGCCCGAGCCCGGCACCCGCGCCGAGGCTTGGCAGTATCGCCAACTGATGCGCGACCAGTGGGCCGCCTCGGACGGCGCGCTGGAGTGGCTCTCGCGTCAGAGTTGCGCGCGCGCCGGCGAGAGCCGCCGCAGCCGCTGA
- the rfaH gene encoding transcription/translation regulatory transformer protein RfaH: protein MTTESMKDGDALPRWYVIQCKGGESFRASEHLDNQGYEVFHPVLEVQRRRRGKLIWVAEPLFPHYLFIRLDRLASNWRPIRSTRGVLRLVGFGHEPVAVQDALITTLRDRVAADTSRERANVYYRRGDLVEITDGPFRALQAVFDAQKGEERAIVLLNLLQQTQRLELPVEALRKPVS from the coding sequence ATGACCACGGAGTCGATGAAGGATGGCGACGCGCTGCCGCGCTGGTACGTGATCCAGTGCAAGGGCGGTGAGTCGTTTCGCGCCAGCGAACATCTGGACAACCAGGGCTATGAGGTGTTCCACCCGGTGCTGGAAGTGCAGCGCCGTCGCCGCGGCAAACTGATCTGGGTGGCTGAGCCGCTGTTTCCCCACTATCTGTTCATTCGCCTCGACCGCCTCGCCAGCAACTGGCGTCCGATTCGCTCCACCCGTGGCGTGCTGCGGCTGGTCGGCTTCGGCCACGAGCCGGTGGCGGTGCAGGATGCGCTGATCACGACCCTGCGCGACCGGGTCGCCGCCGATACCAGCCGCGAGCGCGCCAACGTCTACTACCGGCGTGGCGACCTGGTGGAGATCACCGACGGGCCGTTTCGCGCCCTGCAGGCGGTATTCGACGCCCAGAAGGGCGAGGAGCGGGCCATCGTGCTGCTCAACCTGCTGCAGCAGACCCAGCGGCTTGAGCTGCCGGTAGAGGCGCTGCGCAAGCCGGTTTCCTAG
- a CDS encoding transglycosylase SLT domain-containing protein, with amino-acid sequence MRSSPSAWADHRLTGRALAGTLAQAMAAEPNSGDHFDAQVWLLDMQSRLARRQPAAYPDRQARLSLLQRIHAEARRAALPPELVLALIDVESRFRPTARSPVGARGLMQVMPFWKDEIGRPRDDLTDVATNLRYGCTILAHYLSRENGDWTRALARYNGSLGRTTYPEQVMAAWYQRWWVTR; translated from the coding sequence ATGCGTTCCTCGCCGAGCGCCTGGGCTGATCATCGCCTGACCGGGCGAGCGCTTGCCGGCACGCTGGCGCAGGCGATGGCCGCGGAACCCAACAGCGGCGACCACTTCGATGCCCAGGTCTGGCTGCTCGACATGCAGTCGCGCCTGGCCCGGCGCCAACCAGCGGCCTATCCCGATCGTCAGGCACGCTTGAGCCTGCTGCAGCGCATTCACGCCGAGGCGCGCCGCGCCGCCCTGCCGCCCGAACTGGTACTGGCCCTGATCGACGTCGAGAGCCGCTTTCGCCCCACGGCTCGCTCGCCCGTCGGTGCCCGAGGACTGATGCAGGTGATGCCGTTCTGGAAAGATGAAATCGGCCGCCCCCGGGACGATCTGACGGATGTCGCCACCAACCTGCGCTACGGCTGCACCATCCTCGCCCACTACCTGTCCCGCGAGAATGGCGACTGGACCCGCGCCCTGGCCCGCTACAATGGCAGCCTGGGACGCACTACCTATCCGGAACAGGTGATGGCGGCCTGGTATCAGCGCTGGTGGGTGACACGTTGA
- a CDS encoding peptidylprolyl isomerase has translation MTITSGRVATLHYRLCDADGRILDDSRARQQPLSYLHGHGNLFAALEAHLVDAAPGAQRRVTLSPAESYGERDEALISETARSAFPLDQPLHAGARFQAQGPEGPHTVTVIAADADSVTVDANHPLAGQTLSYEIEVLDVREATRAERVKGHPLPPGTSHTEVEDRKQV, from the coding sequence ATGACCATCACCTCCGGGCGTGTCGCCACACTGCACTACCGCTTGTGCGATGCCGACGGGCGCATCCTCGACGACTCCCGCGCGCGCCAGCAGCCGCTGAGTTATCTGCATGGCCATGGCAACCTGTTCGCGGCGCTCGAAGCGCACCTGGTGGATGCTGCGCCCGGCGCGCAGAGGCGCGTGACGCTGAGCCCGGCGGAGAGCTATGGCGAGCGTGACGAAGCGCTGATCAGCGAGACCGCGCGCAGCGCCTTTCCCCTCGACCAGCCGCTGCATGCGGGCGCGCGCTTTCAGGCTCAGGGGCCGGAGGGGCCACATACGGTGACGGTGATCGCCGCCGATGCCGACAGCGTCACCGTGGATGCCAACCATCCGTTGGCGGGGCAGACGCTGAGCTACGAGATCGAGGTCCTCGACGTGCGCGAGGCCACCCGCGCCGAGCGGGTCAAGGGGCATCCCCTGCCGCCGGGGACTTCACACACCGAGGTCGAGGACCGCAAGCAGGTCTGA
- a CDS encoding putative zinc-binding metallopeptidase: protein MRTFECHCCQPPSRLFFDNTRCTVCQAEVGWCPVCCSVTALIPQGTDYRCANPVCAVTLVKCFNNAHHGVCNRLLTPLEASRYQSLCDCCRHNTVIPDLSIDGHRERWAALEAAKRRLFYTLDLMGLPHPAPQDAAPLPLRFAFMADALPDQGLWRATDSGDKVYTGHAEGLITINLKEADDVERERLRVDLDEPQRTLIGHFRHEIGHYYWDLLIKGREEAASRAVFGDHDAPPYAEALERYYAEGPVADWRARYVSAYATMHPWEDFAETFSLYEDIVSVLDTAGDLGLPKVTLDSGIDAMIVVFQRVGVGLNELNREMGLLDVVPVIITPAIRDKLAYVHDLVTRAATSPRG from the coding sequence ATGCGCACCTTCGAGTGTCACTGCTGTCAGCCGCCGAGCCGGCTGTTCTTCGACAATACCCGCTGTACCGTGTGCCAGGCCGAGGTCGGTTGGTGTCCGGTGTGCTGCAGCGTGACGGCGCTGATCCCGCAGGGGACGGACTATCGCTGCGCCAACCCTGTCTGCGCTGTGACCCTGGTCAAGTGCTTCAACAATGCCCACCACGGCGTCTGCAACCGCCTGCTGACACCGCTGGAAGCGTCCCGCTACCAGAGCCTGTGCGACTGCTGTCGCCACAATACGGTGATTCCCGATCTCTCCATCGACGGCCACCGCGAGCGCTGGGCAGCGCTGGAGGCGGCCAAGCGAAGGCTGTTCTACACCCTGGACCTGATGGGCCTGCCGCACCCGGCGCCGCAGGACGCCGCACCGCTGCCGCTGCGCTTCGCCTTCATGGCCGACGCCCTGCCGGACCAGGGGCTATGGCGCGCCACGGACAGTGGCGACAAGGTGTATACCGGGCATGCCGAGGGGTTGATCACGATCAATCTCAAGGAGGCCGATGACGTCGAGCGCGAGCGCCTGCGGGTCGACCTCGACGAGCCCCAGCGGACCCTGATCGGTCATTTTCGCCACGAGATCGGCCACTACTACTGGGATCTGCTGATCAAGGGGCGCGAGGAGGCGGCGAGTCGGGCCGTGTTCGGCGATCACGACGCGCCTCCCTACGCCGAAGCGCTGGAGCGCTACTATGCCGAGGGTCCAGTAGCGGACTGGCGCGCGCGCTATGTGTCGGCCTACGCCACCATGCACCCATGGGAGGATTTCGCCGAGACCTTCTCGCTCTACGAGGACATCGTGTCGGTGCTCGACACCGCCGGCGACCTGGGACTGCCCAAGGTGACGCTGGATAGCGGTATCGATGCCATGATTGTGGTCTTCCAGCGGGTCGGTGTGGGTCTCAACGAACTCAACCGAGAAATGGGGCTGCTCGACGTGGTGCCGGTGATCATCACCCCGGCGATCCGCGACAAGCTCGCCTATGTCCACGATCTGGTGACCCGCGCAGCGACGTCGCCGCGCGGGTGA
- a CDS encoding Yip1 family protein: MINHVWGLLTHPNREWQEISSENETVSHLYGHHVLILAAVPVVCSFIGTTLVGWHFGTAETGLAERVQVAPSTAVLLAIIFYALILAAVWLMGNVVHWLARRYPSRPSLNRCVVFAGYMATPMFLSGIVALYPIVWLCLLAGIVGLCYTAYLLFAGLPSFLGIDRGEGLRASSAALAIGILVLEALLALTVLLWSYGAALV, from the coding sequence ATGATCAACCATGTCTGGGGACTTCTCACGCATCCCAATCGCGAGTGGCAGGAGATCAGCAGCGAGAACGAGACCGTTTCCCACCTCTATGGACACCACGTGCTGATACTGGCAGCGGTGCCGGTGGTGTGCTCGTTCATCGGTACCACGCTGGTGGGGTGGCACTTCGGCACCGCGGAGACCGGCCTGGCGGAGCGCGTGCAGGTGGCGCCCTCCACCGCGGTCCTGCTCGCGATCATCTTCTATGCTCTGATTCTGGCCGCGGTCTGGCTGATGGGTAACGTGGTGCACTGGCTGGCCCGGCGCTATCCGTCGCGACCAAGCCTCAATCGCTGCGTGGTGTTCGCCGGCTATATGGCGACACCGATGTTTCTGAGCGGTATCGTCGCCCTCTATCCCATTGTCTGGCTGTGCCTGCTCGCGGGTATCGTCGGTCTCTGCTATACCGCCTATCTGCTGTTCGCCGGGCTGCCGTCGTTTCTCGGCATCGACCGCGGCGAGGGCCTGCGCGCTTCCAGTGCGGCCCTGGCGATCGGTATCCTGGTACTGGAGGCGCTGCTGGCGCTGACCGTCCTGCTGTGGAGCTACGGTGCCGCGCTGGTGTGA